From the genome of Flavobacterium ovatum, one region includes:
- a CDS encoding gliding motility-associated protein GldE — protein MDPEPSLNLTHTIDGDLLFGIIGIFALLFCSAIISGAEVALFSLSQKDIDDSTQENNSKGKILTELLSRPKKLLATLLVANNFINIGVVILFSFIGGNLFASVHSPVIKFILEVIVVTFLLLLFGEVLPKVYASRNNIKFAQFIALPISILDTILTPISVPMRSTTVYLHNKLGKQKTNFSVDQLSQALELTSSDDTSSEEQKILEGIVTFGNTDTKQVMSPRIDVFALEITETFEEICPKIIEKGYSRIPVYRDNIDQIEGILFVKDLLPYINKKEFNWTSLIKEPFFVPENKKLDNLLKDFQNMKNHLAIVVDEYGGTSGLVSLEDVIEEIVGDISDEFDDEDVNFSQLDEKNFIFEGKINLKDFYRIVEVDEDLFESKKGEAETLAGFLLEIVGNFPKKGQKINYGNCTFKVETVDNKRIKQIKVTLD, from the coding sequence TTGGACCCAGAGCCCAGTTTGAATTTAACACACACAATAGACGGCGATTTATTGTTTGGCATCATTGGAATATTCGCCTTGCTTTTTTGCTCAGCAATAATTTCTGGTGCCGAAGTAGCCTTGTTTTCTCTTTCACAAAAAGACATTGATGACAGCACCCAAGAAAACAACTCTAAAGGCAAAATCCTCACAGAATTACTAAGTCGCCCAAAAAAATTACTTGCCACCCTTTTAGTAGCTAATAATTTCATCAACATAGGAGTCGTGATCTTGTTCTCATTTATTGGAGGCAATTTATTCGCAAGTGTCCACTCCCCTGTTATCAAATTCATACTTGAAGTAATTGTAGTCACCTTTTTATTATTGCTTTTTGGAGAGGTTCTACCTAAAGTTTACGCGAGCCGTAATAACATTAAGTTTGCACAATTTATAGCGTTACCTATTTCTATCTTAGATACTATCCTCACACCTATTAGCGTCCCTATGCGTTCGACTACTGTTTATTTACATAATAAATTAGGTAAGCAAAAAACTAATTTTTCTGTTGATCAATTATCACAAGCCCTGGAACTGACCTCTTCTGATGACACCTCCTCTGAGGAACAAAAGATACTTGAAGGCATCGTAACTTTTGGTAACACAGATACCAAGCAAGTCATGAGTCCTCGTATTGATGTATTTGCGCTAGAGATCACAGAAACCTTTGAAGAAATCTGTCCTAAAATCATCGAAAAAGGATACTCTAGAATTCCCGTTTACCGAGACAATATTGACCAAATTGAAGGCATACTATTCGTAAAAGACTTACTACCATACATTAACAAAAAAGAATTCAATTGGACTTCTTTAATTAAAGAACCGTTTTTTGTTCCTGAAAACAAAAAACTCGACAACCTACTTAAGGATTTTCAAAACATGAAAAACCATTTAGCCATTGTCGTGGATGAGTACGGAGGAACGTCTGGATTAGTTTCATTAGAGGATGTAATCGAAGAAATTGTTGGAGATATCAGTGATGAATTTGATGATGAAGATGTTAATTTCTCTCAACTTGACGAGAAAAATTTTATTTTTGAAGGCAAAATTAACTTAAAAGATTTTTATCGGATTGTAGAAGTTGACGAGGACCTTTTTGAATCTAAAAAAGGGGAAGCAGAAACCTTAGCAGGATTCCTTTTGGAAATCGTTGGTAATTTTCCAAAAAAAGGACAAAAAATCAACTACGGAAACTGTACTTTTAAAGTAGAAACCGTTGACAACAAACGTATCAAACAAATAAAAGTAACACTAGATTAA
- the gldD gene encoding gliding motility lipoprotein GldD translates to MLQKKIIYYTLFFIPFLVLSCKDNVLPKPSSYLRLDYPEAQYANFENNCPFAFEINEKAIIKADKDCGFSISYPKMKATIYLTYKPVNGNINNLLRDAQKLTYEHVIKADDILEQPYLNPEKKVYGMFYQVNGNAATNSQFYVTDSAKHFVTGSVYFYAKPNFDSIMPAASYIKNDMQRLMETLKWK, encoded by the coding sequence ATGTTACAAAAAAAGATTATTTATTACACTCTGTTTTTTATTCCTTTTTTGGTATTGAGCTGCAAAGACAATGTACTACCAAAACCTTCCAGTTATTTAAGACTCGATTATCCTGAAGCGCAATATGCTAATTTCGAAAACAATTGTCCTTTTGCTTTTGAAATAAATGAAAAAGCAATCATCAAAGCTGATAAAGACTGTGGTTTTAGTATTTCGTATCCAAAAATGAAAGCTACTATTTACCTAACTTACAAACCTGTAAATGGCAACATCAACAATCTTTTACGCGATGCTCAAAAACTAACCTACGAACACGTAATCAAAGCTGATGACATACTAGAACAACCTTATTTAAACCCTGAAAAAAAAGTTTACGGTATGTTCTACCAAGTCAACGGTAATGCAGCAACCAATTCACAATTTTACGTAACAGATAGTGCAAAGCATTTTGTAACAGGTTCCGTTTATTTTTACGCAAAACCAAATTTCGACTCCATTATGCCCGCAGCTAGTTATATCAAAAATGACATGCAACGACTTATGGAAACTTTGAAGTGGAAATAG
- a CDS encoding heavy metal-associated domain-containing protein — protein sequence MNIIKSIALLVFTGVVMTSCKQNTEVAEKIIPQNAQNEAPKLKKEIAAENLQSATFKIDGMVCAMGCAKVIQDDLTKLDGVQVAEVDFDKKIASVSFDKTVLNQESLTKIVQATGDGTTYKVSDFK from the coding sequence ATGAATATTATAAAATCGATTGCGTTATTAGTTTTTACAGGTGTTGTAATGACGAGCTGCAAACAAAATACGGAAGTAGCGGAGAAGATTATTCCTCAGAACGCTCAAAATGAAGCCCCAAAATTAAAGAAAGAAATTGCTGCTGAAAACTTGCAATCTGCTACTTTTAAAATTGACGGTATGGTTTGTGCGATGGGTTGTGCAAAAGTAATTCAAGATGATCTTACCAAATTGGACGGTGTTCAAGTTGCGGAAGTTGACTTTGATAAAAAAATAGCATCTGTTTCTTTTGATAAAACAGTTCTTAATCAAGAATCGTTAACTAAAATTGTACAAGCTACAGGAGATGGGACTACTTATAAAGTATCTGATTTTAAATAA